The genomic segment TCCAGCGCCTAGAGGCTCGGGTCATAAGTCGGTCCGGCTGTGCGGCAAAGAACGCCGCTTCGCCAGCCCATCTTATGCCTGTCGCCTCTGAACAGGCGCTTACGCTTTTCTTATTTCAAAATAGATAACTGAGGTAATTGGACTTTCTGTGTTTCACGAACAAATGCCGTAGCGCCTGTTCTTGTCAATTCTTTAATGCCATATGGTCTGAGCAAATCGATAAACGCCTCGATCTTTTCCGGATTTCCAATCACTTGGTACGTGACGACATTTTTTCCAGTGTCGATAACCGTTGCCCTGAATGGTTCGATGATGCTGTTCATTTCACTTCTAACATGCGGAGGTGAAATGACTTTTACTAGAGCTAGCTCACGCATAACGATTGCTTTATCCGTTATGTCATTAACTTTAAGAACATCAATTTGTTTTTGCAGCTGTTTGACGAGCTGTTCAATTTTCCGTTCGTCTTCTACATTGACGATGAACGTCATTTTCGATCTGCCTGCTATTTCGGTGTGACCAACTGTGATACTTTCGATATTGAACTGCCTTTTCATCAGCAAGCCGGTCACCCTATTGAGCACGCCACTTTGGTTGATAACAGTTACCGTAATAACTCGTTTCATAGTTTACTCACCCCGATCATTTCATGTAGTCCTCTACCTGGTGCAACCATCGGATAGACGTTTTCCAGTTGTTTCACACGGCAGTCGATGAGAACGGGTTCATCAGATAACAGTGCTTCTTGGAATACCGCTTCCGCTTCTTCCAATGTGTCAATCCGATAGCCTTTAATGTCATACGCCTCTGCTAATTTCACAAAGTTTGGCTGAACCGGCATCAATGATTGTGAGTAACGCTTTTCGTAAAACGTCTCTTGCCATTGACGAACCATTCCCAGACAGCCATTGTTGAGAATGATAATTTTCACAGGAATGCGCATTTCTTGTAACAGCGACAGCTCTTGCGCCGTCATTTGGAATCCAGCGTCTCCTACAATTGCAATGACACGCGCTTCCGGCTTGGCGATTTGTGCACCAATTGCCGCTGGGAACCCAAAGCCCATTGTGCCAAGTCCGCCTGAGGTTACCCAATGATCTGGATTATTCAGTGAATAGTACTGAGCCGTCCACATCTGATGCTGTCCTACATCCGTTGTGACGATTGCATCGCCTTTCGTAATACGATGAATGATTTCAAGCGCTTGTTGTGGAAGAATTGTTCCTTCATCATCGTTGTCATACCACAGTGGAAACTTCTTGGCGGATTCTTTTAAGTATGTCAGCCAAGTCTCTGTTTCTGGTGACTTGAATTGTTGTTTCAGCAACGCTTGTAATGCTTCTTTGGCGTCTGCCACGATTGGGATTTCTGTCGGTACATTTTTGCCGATCTCAGCAGGATCGATATCGATGTGGATAATTTTCGCGTTTGGTGCGAATGATGCCAGATTGCCTGTCAGTCTGTCGTCGAAACGCGCGCCGATATTGACAAGTACATCACACTCACTAATGGCCATATTGGATGTAACTGTTCCATGCATACCAGCCATTCCTAGGAATAGTTCATGATCTCCACGGATACTGCCAAGGCCAAGTAGTGTATTTGTTACGGGAATCTGATGTTTCTCCACGAGTTCTTTCAATTCATCCATCGCCTGCGCATGCAAGATACCTGCACCTGCTAGAATAAGTGGTTTTTTCGCTTGTGAAATGGCTTCTGCTGCTTTTTGTATTTGTAAATAGTTCGGAGTCGTTGTCGGCTGATAACCTGGTAAATCTACTTCCGCGTCCAAGTCTCCAGTTGGAATGAAGAGCCCCGTTGCAATATTTTTAGGAATATCAACGAGTACCGGTCCTGGGCGTCCTGTTGAAGCAATGTGGAATGCCTCTTTGATAATTCTTGGGAAGTCAGATACATCATTCACTTGGTAGTTATGCTTTGTGATTGGC from the Sporosarcina psychrophila genome contains:
- the ilvN gene encoding acetolactate synthase small subunit gives rise to the protein MKRVITVTVINQSGVLNRVTGLLMKRQFNIESITVGHTEIAGRSKMTFIVNVEDERKIEQLVKQLQKQIDVLKVNDITDKAIVMRELALVKVISPPHVRSEMNSIIEPFRATVIDTGKNVVTYQVIGNPEKIEAFIDLLRPYGIKELTRTGATAFVRETQKVQLPQLSILK
- the ilvB gene encoding acetolactate synthase large subunit — encoded protein: MAPETVQEPQQTKQPKDGSAVLIQALKDQGVEVIFGYPGGAVLPIYDALYQNPISHILARHEQGAIHAAEGYARVSGKPGVVIATSGPGATNLVTGITDAMMDSLPLVIFTGQVANTVIGTDAFQEADIIGITQPITKHNYQVNDVSDFPRIIKEAFHIASTGRPGPVLVDIPKNIATGLFIPTGDLDAEVDLPGYQPTTTPNYLQIQKAAEAISQAKKPLILAGAGILHAQAMDELKELVEKHQIPVTNTLLGLGSIRGDHELFLGMAGMHGTVTSNMAISECDVLVNIGARFDDRLTGNLASFAPNAKIIHIDIDPAEIGKNVPTEIPIVADAKEALQALLKQQFKSPETETWLTYLKESAKKFPLWYDNDDEGTILPQQALEIIHRITKGDAIVTTDVGQHQMWTAQYYSLNNPDHWVTSGGLGTMGFGFPAAIGAQIAKPEARVIAIVGDAGFQMTAQELSLLQEMRIPVKIIILNNGCLGMVRQWQETFYEKRYSQSLMPVQPNFVKLAEAYDIKGYRIDTLEEAEAVFQEALLSDEPVLIDCRVKQLENVYPMVAPGRGLHEMIGVSKL